CGCCAGCGGTCATGAGCGGCTCGACGACCGAAGCTCCTGCACGGAAGCTCCGCGCGAAGCACACCACCGAGGGTGCCGCGCCAGCGGACATGAGCGGCTCGACGACCGAAGCTCCTGCACGGAAGCTCCGCGCGAAGCGCACCACCGCTGATGACGCGCCAGCGGACATGAGCGGCTCGCCGACCGAAGCCCCTGCACGGAAGCCTCGCGCGGAGCGCACCCGCATCAATGGCGAGGCAGCGGCCACGAGCGCCGCACCGGCAGAGGTGCCTCCGGCTCGGAAGCCCCGCGCGGGACGGCCACCGGCGCCTCCGTTGGTGGCCACCGTGTCACCCACGCCCGAGCACCTCGCCAGCGTGCGCGCGCCGCTGCTGGGCTGGTACGACCGGAACAAGCGCGACCTGCCGTGGCGCCGCACCAAGGACCCGTACGCCATCTGGCTGAGCGAGGTCATGCTCCAGCAGACCCAGGTGTCGACGGTGATTCCCTACTGGGAGCGCTTCCTCAAGCGATTCCCCACGGCGCGCGCGCTGGCGTCAGCCCCGCTGGACGACGTGCTCTCGGGCTGGAAGGGCCTGGGCTACTACACGCGCGCTCGCAACCTGCACCGCGCCGCGCAGGAAGTCGTCGCGCGCTTCGGCGGCACCCTGCCCTCCACCGCGGAGGAGCTGCTCGGCCTGCCCGGCTTCGGCCGCTACACCGCCGGCGCGGTGGCATCCATCGCCTTCGGAGAGGAAGCGCCCCTGGTGGACGGCAACGTCGCCCGGGTCCTGTCTCGCATCTTCGAGGTCGAAGGCCTCCCCGGAGACCGACAGCGCGAGGCCACGCTGTGGGCGCTCGCCACCGCGCTGGTGAAGGGCGAGCGGCCGGGTGACCTCAATCAGGCCCTCATGGAGCACGGCGCCACCACGTGCCGGCCCGAGAATCCGCTGTGCCTCCTGTGCCCCGTGCGCGGAGCCTGCGTCGCCTTCCGCAAGGGCCGCGTGGACGAGCTCCCACCGGCCAAGGTGCGCGCCACCCCCAAGAAGCTGACGCTGGCCGTCGCCGTGTGGCCTCACGCCGGCACCCTCCTCTTCGCGCGCCGCGCGGACGCGGGTCTCTTCGGCGGCCTGTGGGAACTCCCCGCCGCGGAGGTCTCCGAAGACGCGACGGACGCAGAGGCCCGTGCCCGGCTCGCCGCGGCGCTCGGCGTGGACGTGAAACTGGAAGGCGCACTGGGCACGGTGAAACGACAGCTCACCCACCGCGACCTCACGCTGCGGCTGCTGCGCGTCTCAGGCCCGCACAGGCCCTCCCGCTGCGATGCGTTCCAGGAGCTGCGGTGGTGCAGCGACAAGGACGCCGAAGCGCTGGGCATGAGCACGGCCATGCAGCGAGCGCTCGACGCCGCGCTTGGCGCGGGAGTGCTTGCAGGCGGCTGAGCGCCTCGCGGCAACCCCGCACGTGCCCTGTCCTCCGTCCGACAGGAAGCCAGTCCTCCTGTCGGACTGACAACCCGGGGGGACCCGTGCCGGTTTCATCCGGAGACGAGGCGACTCAATGTCCGCGGACCCCTTCCATGGAGGAATCCGCGCATGGCTCGCCACAACGCCAACAAGCAAACCAGCCCGGCCAAGAAGGCGCCGGCCGCGTCCGCCGACGTCAAGCCTCGGGCCCCGGAGTCCCGCCCGAGTCCGACGAACGAGCAGATCGCCCGCAGGGCCTATGAAATCTTCCTCGCGCGGGGCGGCACGCACGGAAGCTCCGAGCAGGACTGGTTCCAGGCCGAGCGCGAGCTGCGGCTCGGCCGTCAGTAGCGCCCGGTCAGTGGGGGTTCGTGGCGCCGACGGGGGGCCGCTCAGCGGAGAGCGCCCCTCGGAGCCGACGCTGCGCCGCCTTCAACTCCTCCAGGATGCGCTCGGCGTCGCCCACCGAGCGCATCGCGAGACCGCACGCGGGCGTCAGCACCACGGTGGACACCACCTGCGCGAAGGTGAAGCCGCGAGGCAGCGCCGCCTTCAACGTGGCCTCCACCGAATCCACCAGCTCCCCCACTTCGTACGCGGACGCCAGGTCCGTGGGGATGATGCCCAGGCTCAGCGTCGCGCCCGACGCGAGGAAGCGCTCCAGCGCGGCGCTCGACTCCACCATGGCATCCAGCGACAGCCGCACGTCCAACGAGAGCAGGTCCGGCTGGACATCCAGCAACGCCGCCCAGTCCGTGTTGCCGCAGCAGTGCAGCCCCACCAACGCGCCTTCGCGCTGCAGGGCCACCACCAGCAGCTTCAGCTCCTGCATCGCAATCAGGTGGCGCGGATTCGTCCGCTGGAGCGCGTAGAGCCCGGGCTCATCCAGATAGAAGAGCGGCGTGGTGCCCGCGCGGCGCAGCGCCTTCACCATGGCCAATGAGCGCGCCAGCGACAGGCGGAACATCGCCTCGTCCAGGCCCGGCACGTCCAGCGCGGGCTGGCCGTCCGTCGTGCGCGCCACCGAACGCACCGTGAAGGGCCCCGCGAGCTGCGCCTTGGCGAAGGCCAGCTTCCGCGTCTCCACTTCCCACAAGAAGGGGCGCCACGCGCGGCAGGCCTCGGGTGAGGGCTCGAAGGACTCGAACTTCCCCGCCTGGAACGCCGCTTCCAACCGGGCCTCGAAGGCCGGACGCCCCGCCTGCCACGCCGCGAGGTCGACGGTGCACAGGCCTTCATCGTCGAAGGACAGGCCCGGCAGTCCCTCCAGGGCCGCGGGAATCATCAGCTCCGAGGGCTTGCCCACGGGAAGCTGCGGCAGGAACGGGATGTCCAGGGCCAACGCGGCCTGAAGCCCCAGCTCCACTTGCGTGTGCGGCAGGCTCCCGATTCCGGTGGTGGCGCAGGCAGGCAGCAACTGGACGGCTCGACGGATGTTCGGCGCGCTCATGGCGCGGACTCTACCCGCTCCTCGCTGCCGGGGGTGTGCCTGCCCATCCCTGACGCGCCGGGTTCCCGACCTTCCTGTCCGGCAACAACGTTCCACCCAAGAACCGGAGAGCACCCCGGCGGACATGGGAGGGGGCGGTGATGGACAGGCGGATGGGATGGTGGAGAACAGGGACCCTGGCGGCGGCGTTGGTCGCCGGCCCTGCTCTCGCGGCGACACCTCGCGTCAAGGCGCAGCCTGCCCCGGGCTTCGGGGCCGCGGGCCTGACGGTGCGCAGCGGCGTGACGGCCTGGTCCGGCAACGTGGGCGAGGAGACGGGCGTGGGCACGTTCCTGGCCCTCGTGGGTGAAATCCCCGTCATCACCGCCGTGGGCCTGGAAGTCGGCTACGAGGGCTCCGCCAACGGCTACGCGGAGCCCCGGCGCGGCACGCTGTGGCGGCACAACGGCGGCGTGCTGGCGAAGGTGGGTCCGACGCTCTTCTCCCAGTGGAAGCCCTTCGTCGGCGCGGGCGCGGGCGTCAGCTACTTCCACCCCACGCCCATGGACGTGGGCACCGCCTTCGAGAAGGGATGGGGCGCGGAGGTGCCGCTCGCCGCCGGACTCGAGTACCGGTACAGCGGCGTCACCGCCGGCCTGCGCGCCACCTACCGCGTACTGGTGGCCCGGGACTTCGCGCCCACGAGCGCCGACGTGGGCAACCTCTTCAGCGGTGACCTCAGTCTGGGCATGCGCTTCTGAGCCGCGCCCGCCCTCACGTCACGGAGAAGTACGACGCCTGCGGGTGGTGGAAGACGATGGCGGACACCGAGGCCTCCGGCTCCATCATGGAACCGTCGGTGAGCTGCACGCCGATGTCCTCCGGCCGCAGCGCGGTGAACAGCTTCGACTGGTCCTCCAACCGCGGACACGCCGGGTAGCCGAAGGAGTAGCGCTTGCCCGAGTACTCCGCGCGGAAGCGCTCCAGCATCGTCATGTCCGGCCGGTCCGGCGTGCCCCACATGCTGCGCAACTGCGTGTGCAGCATCTCCGCGTAGCCCTCGGCCGTCTCCAGCGCCAGGGCCTGCACCGCGTGCATCTTCAGGAACTCGCCCTTGGCCTTGAGCTCCTCGGCCAGCTCGCGGATGCCGGCGCCCGCGGTGACGACGAACATGGCCACGTTGTCCGTGGGCGCGCCGCCCTCCAGCGGGCGCAGGTAGTCGGAGAGGCACAGCCCTCCTTCCCGGTCCTGGCGCGGGAAATCGAAGGACGCGGCCTCCCTGCCCGAGGCGCCGTCGAACAGCACCACCCGGTTGCCGTCACTGCCCGCCTTGTAGAACTGGAACACCGCGCGCGCCTGCATGACGCCGCCGCGAAGGAAGCCCTTCAGCTCCTCCACCGCCTCCTTCAGCGCCAGCGCCTTGCGGCCCTCCTCCGTCTTCGCCAGCTCCGCCTCGCCCGGCGTGCCCAGCACGCGCGACGAGGAGCGCAGACCCAGGTGGCGGCCGTACAACATCACCGGGTTGATGAAGCGCCAGATGTGGTCCAGCGGCGTGTTGGACAACACGTGGCGCTCCCAGTCCGGGGCGGACGGGACGGTGTCGAGCACCTTCACCTCCGCGCTGCGCCCGCGCGACACCTGCGCCGCCGGAGCCGGCCGCTCCTTCACCTCCCGCGCGAGCTTCTCGCGGCGCACGGCCAGATCGCCCCGGAGCTTCTCGTGCGAGGCCGGGTCGACAATCTGCTTGGCCAGGTCCAGGCCGTTCATCGCGTCCTGCGCGTAGGCCACGGTGCCGCCGCCGTAGGCCGGAGCGATGTTGCGGTCCACGAAGTTGCGGCTGAGCGCCGCGCCGCCCACGAGGATGGGCGTCTCCACGCCCGCGCGCCGCAGGTCCTCCGCGGTGGCCACCATCTGGTGCGCGCTCTTCACCAAGAGGCCCGACAGGCCGAGGATGTCCGGCTGGTGCTCGCGCACGGCCTGCACCAACTGCTCGGGCGGCACCTTGATGCCCAGGTTCACCACCTTGAAGCCGTTGTTGGCCAGGATGATTTCCACCAGGTTCTTGCCGATGTCGTGCACATCGCCCTTCACCGTGGCGAGCACCACCTTGCCGCGCAGGGCCGCCTGGGACTGGCTCATGTGCGGCTCCAGGAAGCCCACCGCCGCCTTCATGGACTCGGCGCTCTGGAGCACCTCGGCGACAATCAGCTCGTTGGCGCCGAAGAGACGGCCCACCTCGTCCATGCCCTTCATCAACGGCCCGTTGATGATTTCCAGCGGCGGGTACTTCTGCATCGCCAGCTCCAGGTCCGCGATGAGGCCGTCGCGCGTCCCCTCGATGATGTAGCGCTGGAGGCGCTCCTCCAGGGGCAGCGTGCTCACCAGGACCCGCGCCGGCTTGCGCTCGCGGAAGTGCGCGGCGAAGGGCGTCACCGGGTCCGCGCCCCGGTTGTAGAGGAGGTCCTCGGACAGCTTGCGCTCCTCCTCCGGCAGGGACGGGTAGCGCTCCAGCTTCTCGGAGTTCACCAGCGCCATGTCCAGGCCCGCCTGGACGTTGTGGTACAGGAAGACGGAGTTGAGCACCTCGCGGCCCGCGGTGGGCAGGCCGAAGGACACGTTGGAGATGCCCAGCACCGTCTTGCAGCGCGGGAAGCGCTGCTTGATGAGCCGCACGCCCTCAATCGTCTCCACGCCGCTGCCGGTGTACTGCGCGTCGCCAGAGGCGCAGGGGAAGACGAGCGGGTCGAAGTACAAGTCCTCCGGCTTCATCCCGTACTTCGTCGTCAGCAGTTCGTACGAGCGCTCCGCCACCTCCAGCTTGCGCTGGCGCGTGACGGCCATGCCCACCTCGTCGATGCAGCCCACCACCAGCGCCGCGCCGAAGCGGCGGGCCAGCGGCACCACCTTCTCGAAGCGCTCCTCGCCGTCCTCCAGGTTGACCGAGTTGATGATGGCCTTGCCCTGGCTGTACGTGAGCGCCATCTCGATGACGCGCTCGTCGGTGGAGTCAATCATCAAGGGCACGCGCACCTTCTTGATGGCCACCTCCAGGAAGCTGCGCATGTCCTCCAGCTCGTCGCGGTCCGGGTTGGCCAGGCAGATGTCGATGACCTGCGCGCCGCGCTTCACCTGCGCGCGCGCAATCTCCGACGCGTCGTCGAACTGGCCCGCGACGATGAGCTCCTTGAACTTCTTGCTGCCAATGACGTTGGTGCGCTCGCCCACGATGAGGGGGCGCAGCTCGTCCGTCACTTCCAGGTAGTCCACACCGGACAGCGAGGCCCGGGGCGTGGGCGCGTTGTCGCGCGGCTTCAGGCCCTCCACGGCCTTGGCCAGCGCCGAGATGTGCCCCGCGTGCGTGCCACAACAACCGCCCACCACGCTGAGCCAGCCCTGCTCACAGAAGCGCCGCACGGAGCGCGCCAGCATCTCCGGCGACTCCAGGTAGAGGCCATTCTCGTCCGGCAGGCCCGCGTTGGGGACGCACGACACGGGGAACGCGCTCATCGCGGCCAGCGAGCGCAGGTGGTCCGTCATGAAGTCCGGACCCGTGGCGCAGTTGAGGCCCAGGTACAGCAGGTCCGCGTGCTCCAGCGACGCGGCCAGGCTCTCCACGCTCTGCCCGGCCAGCATCGTCCCCATGGGCTCGATGGTCCCGGACACCGCCACCGGCAGCGCATACCCCAGCTTCTGGAACGCACGCTCGATGCCCAGTAGCGCCGCCTTCACGTTGCGGGTGTCCTGCGCCGTTTCAATCAGCAGGTAGTCCGAGCCGCCCCGGGCCAGCCCCTCGGCCTGCACGGCGAAGTTGTCCACGAGCTCGTCGAAGGTGACGCCGCCCGTGACGGTGATGGCCTTGGTGGTGGGACCAATGGAGCCCGCCACCCAGCGCATGCGGCCGTCCTTCGCCTCGGCGGCGGCGGCGGCGTTGCGCGCCAGGCGGGCGGAGGCCTCGTTGAGCTCCAGCGCCCTGTCGCCCAGGCCGAACTCCGCCAGCACCAGCGGCGTGCCGCCAAAGCTGTCCGTCTCCGTCACGTCCGCGCCGGCCGCGAAGTAGCGCGCGTGGATGTCCTCCACCAGCTCCGGCCGGGTGATGACGAGGTACTCGTTGCAGCCCTCGTACTCCGGGCCACCGAAGTCCGCCGCCTTGAGGTTCGCGTCCTGGAGCAAGGTGCCCATGGCGCCGTCCAGCACCAGCACGCGCTCGCGCATGGCCGCGCGCAGCGCCTCCACGCGACGGCCATTCTCACCAGGGGGCAGCGGGAGGGTGGTGGGGGCATGGCTCGTCATGACGGTTTGACTCCAGTGAGCAGGAAGACTCGAAAGGGACTGGCCCCGTCCCGCGCGTGTGTCTCGCGGGTGAGGGACGTGAAGCCGGCCTCGCGCAGCGCGGCCTCGATGGATTCAGGCGCGAAGCCCAGGTGCCGGTGGCCCAGCCGCTCCAGCACCCAGCGTTCGTCGTGCGGCATCAACTCCAACACCACCAGCCGGCCGCCCGGCTTGAGCAGACGGGCGGCCTCGGCCAGCACCGCCTGCGGCGCCTCTACGTGGTGGAGGCTCTGGGAAATCACCACCAGGTCCAGGCTGGCGGACGCGAGCGACAGGCGGTGCAGGTCCTCGCCCAGGAAGCGGATGTTCTCCAGCCCCTCGCGGCCCGCGCGCTCCCGCGCCTGGTCCAAGGCCTCGGCGTTCTGGTCAATGGCCCAGACGCGCCGGGCCCAACGGGCGATGGCCACGCTCAGCATGCCGGTGCCGCAGCCGAAGTCCGCGACCTCCAGCGGGGGCAGCAGCGAGGCCAGCGCGCCGGCCCACAGGAACCATGACTGCCCGGGCTCCAACAGCCGCTCATTGAGCGCCTGCCGGTCCTCGCGTGCCCGCAGCAAATCCTTCAGCCGCGCCGAGTCCCCCGCCGCGTCCTCCGCCTCGCGCGCCATCTGGATGAGCGGCCAGCGCCCGTCCGCCTGCCCCAGCGCCAGCGAGTAGTAGCTGTAGCCCGCGTGGCGCTCCTCGCGCAGCAACCCCAGCCCCTTGAGCTTGCCCAGGTGGTGCGACACCGAGGACTGCGCCACGCCCACCAGCGACACCAGCTCCGTCACGTTCAACGGCGCCTCGGCCACCAGGCGGAGGATGCGCAACCGCGTCGGGTCACCCAGGACCCGGAATGACTGGGACAGCTCTTCCATATCGCCGCATCAACATATGTCGATATCAGCGTGGAGACCAGCATTCTCTAGACGCGACGCGTTGCCTGACACCCGACAGTCGCGTACAGGGCGAAGCATGGCGACGCCCTCCCACACCCCGACCCTTCACTCTCTGCTGGACGGCAAGCGGTTTGGACTCGTCCTCTCCGCTGGATATTTCGGCTTCTATGGTCACGCCGGCTTCCTCAAGGGCCTGACGTCCGCGGGCCTGAAGCCCCATGCGTACGCGGGCACCTCCGCGGGCGGCATGGTGGCGGCCTACGCGGCGGCGGGCACGCCGGTGCATGACATCGAGGAGCTGGTGCTGCGGCAGACGCGCGCCAACTTCTGGGACCCCGACCCCATTGGCGCGGTGCTCAACGCGGCCGACGCGGGGCACGGCCTGACGGGCCTGCTCAAGGGCGAGCGGTTCCGCCGGCTGCTGGAGGCCACGTTGCCGGTGCGCACCTTCGAGGAGCTGCCGCACCCGCTGCTGCTGGTGGGCGCCAACCTCACGCTGGGCCGCCACGACGTCTTCAACACGGGAGAGCTGGCGCCGCGCGTCCACGCGACGTGCGCCTACCCCGGACTGTTCCGCGCGGTGCCGCTGGAGGGCAACCTGTACTGGGACGGCGGGCTGGTGGACAAGGCGCCCGCGCTGTCCCTGCACGAGAGCGCCGCTGGCGCGGAGCTGGACGCCATCCTCGTGCACTACCTGCCCAGCAAGACGCGCAAGGTGGTGGGCGGGCCCATGGCGTACGCACAGGGACTGGCGGCGGGCTCGGCGGCGCTGCGCCAGGACCACTTCCGCCTCCAGCTCACCGTGCTGGAGCAGAAGCAGGTGCCCGTCTACGTCGTCGTCTCCAACCTGCCGCCGGTGTCGCCCACCACGATGGAGCGCGGCTTCGACGCGCTGGACCAGGCGAGGCTCGCCGCGGAGCGCGCGTTGGCGCGCCCGCCCCTCCCCTTCAACCAGGCCGCGTGGTGAGCGTCAGCGCGGCCACACCATGAGCACCGCGGGCGCGACGGCCACCAGCGCGCCCGCCCCGAAGGCCAGCACCACCTGGAGGAAGAAGAGGTCCTCCAGCCGCTCCACCAGCGTCATCTCCACGCGCTCGAGGCCCAGCGACTCCAGGTTCCGCACCGCGGAGGCGGAGTCCGGCGCGGAGACGACGGCGCGCAGGGCCAGCACGCCCAACACGCGGCGCGACTGCTCCATGAGGAAGCGCTCCACCTCCGTCCTCCGTGGGGGCGCGACGTCGTCCTGCGCCGCCTCCACCTGACGCAGGTGCTCGCTCACCGAGGCGTCCACGACACGTGACAGCTCCTCGCGAGACAGCGACCCCGTGCCCTGGAGCCGCTTCGCCACCTGCGCCGTGACGGGCTTGAGGACCGCGTACACGCGGCCAACGACGCCCCGCTCCTTCGCCTCGTGCGCCAGCCGGCCCGACACGGCTTGCAACATGAACGCGTAGCCGCCCGACGCGGACAGGGCCAGCGGCGGCAGGACGACGCCCAGCACCACGAGCCACGTGGGCGCGGGCGCCACGCCCAGCCACCCGGGAAGGAACCAGGTCGCCGCGCCCACGGCCAGGCCCACCAGTCCGAAGAGCGCTCCGCCTTTGAACGCGCCCAGCAAGCCCACGCCCATCAACGACAACACCACCCGCAACCCCTGCCCCACCGCACGCAACACGCGCATCGACCGATGCTCCCGGGCGGCGAGCCGCCCACACTGCCCCGCAGCGGCGAGACGCCGATTCCAGGACAAGCCGACGATTCCACGCGGACTGACAACACGCCAGCGGCGCACTTCTGAGCCCGAAGCCCGCGCCTGCTCCCAGAGGGCGGCGTCTTGTTTGATTTCACACGACTGTGAATCGTCTTTCCTCATTTCATGACAGACCAGAAATGCATGATGTTCGCGTGACTCGGGGTCTCAGGTGTTCGCGCTTGGGCTCCGTCACGGCCGTCCCCTTGACCGAAGTGGAGGCTGTCCATGACGACGTCGTTCCTGTCGATGCGTCCCCTGCGATACGCGATGCTGTCCCTCTCGGTGCTGGCGTTCGCGCCCACCGCCGCGGCGGCGCCGCAGCGACTGAAGCCCCGTGAGCTGGTCGCGAAGCCCACGGGCCGCGAGCTCGCTCCGAACACCTACGTGGAGCGCATCGTGGTGAAGTTCCACGAAGGCAGCCACGTGCGCCTGCGTGACAACAAGCTGGTGGCGCTCACGTCCGAGCGCGACGCGGCGGAGCAGTCGCTGCTCGCCGGCCGCAACCTCGACTCGGCCCGCGTCCAGGACAACGCCACCCAGGTGGAGTCCCTGTTGGAGCGCGCGCCGCGCACCGGCGGCGTGGCCCGCCTCTTCGACACGCCCGAGGCGACGCTCACCACGAACAAGGCCTCCGGTGAGAAGCAGAGCGGCCAGCAGTTGGCGGACCTGAACCTCTACTTCGAAGTGCCGCTGATGCCGGGCACCACGGCCGAGCGCGTGGCCGACCTGGTCGGCGCGCTCAACGCGCTGGACGGCGTGGAGCTGGCCTACGCCGAGCCGCCCCCCGAGCCCGCCATGGTGAACTTCGCCATGGAGCCCGCGGTGCGCAGCCTGCTCGCGGCGGCGGACATCCCGCCCGCCACCCCGCTGTATGAAGGCAACCAGGGCTACCTCGACGCGGCGCCCAACGGCGTCGACGCGCGATACGGGTGGACGCTGCGCGGCGGCACGGGGACGGGCGTGAAGGTGGTGGACGTGGAAGGCGGCTGGCGCACCACCCACGAGGACATGCCGAACCTCTTCTTCATGAATGGCACCCAGTACGCGGACATTGGCTGGCGCAACCACGGCACGGCCGTGCTCGGCGAGATTGTCGGCGCGAGCAACGCGTACGGCGTGACGGGCATCGCGCACGGGGCGCAGGCGGGCTACGCGGCCATTGGCTCCCAGAGCTCGGCCAGCGCCATCGCCAACGCGGCCACAGCGGTGGGCCGGGGCGGCATCGTCCTCATCGAGCTGCACGCCCAGGGCCCCTCGGATGGCACCGCGTGCACGTGCAACACCGCCCAGTGCAACTACATCGCGATGGAGTACTGGCAGGCGAACTACGACGCCATCAAGACGGCCACCGCCAACGGCGTCATCGTCGTGGAGGCCGCGGGTAACGGCAGCGCCGACCTGGACGCGGCCGCGTACGGTGGCCGGTTCAACCGCAACACGCGGGACTCGGAGGCCATCATCGTGGGCGGCAGCACCGCCATCACCCGCGCGCCCATGTGCTGGACGAACTTCGGCGGACGCGTGGACGTGCACGGCTGGGGTGAGCGCGTCTACTCCATGGGCTACGGGAACGTCTGGGGCAGCCATGGCGAGGACCAGTTCTACACGTCCAGCTTCAGCGGCACGTCCAGCGCCTCGCCCATCGTGGTGGGCGCCGCCGCCAGCGCGCAGGGCGTGGCCCGGGCCAACGGCCGCCTCCTGACGAGCGCGCAGATGCGCGCGCTGCTTCGTGCGACGGGCACGCCGCAGGAAGCCAACGCGCGCCAGATTGGCCCACGGCCTGACCTGCGCAGGGCCCTGCCCCGCGTCGTCGCGGGCGACTTCTAGGCCCACGGAGCGGAGGTCCCCACCGTCCACGCGGGGACGGTGGGGGCTGTTCCCGTGACTACCGCGCGCCGTAGCGCCGGTGGTCCACCATGAGGCAGCGGTCCTGCACCACCTGGATGCCCGCCTTGGCCAGCTTCTCCGCCGCGGCGTCGTTGCGGATGCCGGACTGGAACCACACCGCCTTCGGCTTCTTGGCGATGAGGTCCTCCACGTGCGCGTCGATGTCCTGCGGCCTGCGGAACACGTCCACCAGGTCCAGCTCGCCGGGCACGTCCTCCAGCCGCCGGAACACCGGCTTGCCCAGGATGTGCGTCACGTCCGGGTAGTAGACGGGCACGGGCACCACCTCCACGCCCTCGCGCGCCAGGTAGTCCGGCACGTAGAAGGCGGGCTGGCCCGACTGCTGCTCCGTCTTGATGCCGAGCACCGCCACCCGCCGCGCGCCCTTCACCACCTGCTCCACCCCTGCTTCGTCCTCGATGAGGTTCTGCTCCCAGGTCATCGCGCCTCCTCCTGGAGCCCCTCTGCCCGGGACTCCGTCGTGACAGTCCAAGCCTCGCCCGCCACCGTCGCCCGCACCGTGAGCTGGCGGCTCACCGGCACGAAGCGTCCCCGCGCCACCACTTGTTCGCCTTCACAGGCCACGCCCGGCGTCAGCTCCGGCCGGCCCGCCATCACCCACACGTCCGTCAACGCGTCCGGCGCGTCCTCCGGCAGCGCGTCCAGGCACCGCAAGCTCAGCACCACCGCGTCGCCCAGCGGCGTGCCCCGCGTGCCTTGCACGGTGCGCTCCAGGACATAGGCCACCTGGCTGTCGCCCATGGGCACCTGGTCCACGGCCCAACTGACGTGGCCCTCGGTGAGGTTGCGCTGAAGCAGGCCAGAGAACTTCACCTCCCACTCGCGGCGCGCGCGCGCCTCCAGCGCCTCGGGCGCGAAGAAGCGCTCCAGCACGCCCGCCTCCGAGCCCCCGGGCACCACCTGGCGCAGCGCCTCCTGCGCGGCCTCGGGCTCCACGAGCTTCA
This genomic window from Myxococcus hansupus contains:
- the mutY gene encoding A/G-specific adenine glycosylase; amino-acid sequence: MVATVSPTPEHLASVRAPLLGWYDRNKRDLPWRRTKDPYAIWLSEVMLQQTQVSTVIPYWERFLKRFPTARALASAPLDDVLSGWKGLGYYTRARNLHRAAQEVVARFGGTLPSTAEELLGLPGFGRYTAGAVASIAFGEEAPLVDGNVARVLSRIFEVEGLPGDRQREATLWALATALVKGERPGDLNQALMEHGATTCRPENPLCLLCPVRGACVAFRKGRVDELPPAKVRATPKKLTLAVAVWPHAGTLLFARRADAGLFGGLWELPAAEVSEDATDAEARARLAAALGVDVKLEGALGTVKRQLTHRDLTLRLLRVSGPHRPSRCDAFQELRWCSDKDAEALGMSTAMQRALDAALGAGVLAGG
- a CDS encoding DUF2934 domain-containing protein, whose protein sequence is MARHNANKQTSPAKKAPAASADVKPRAPESRPSPTNEQIARRAYEIFLARGGTHGSSEQDWFQAERELRLGRQ
- the metH gene encoding methionine synthase; the encoded protein is MTSHAPTTLPLPPGENGRRVEALRAAMRERVLVLDGAMGTLLQDANLKAADFGGPEYEGCNEYLVITRPELVEDIHARYFAAGADVTETDSFGGTPLVLAEFGLGDRALELNEASARLARNAAAAAEAKDGRMRWVAGSIGPTTKAITVTGGVTFDELVDNFAVQAEGLARGGSDYLLIETAQDTRNVKAALLGIERAFQKLGYALPVAVSGTIEPMGTMLAGQSVESLAASLEHADLLYLGLNCATGPDFMTDHLRSLAAMSAFPVSCVPNAGLPDENGLYLESPEMLARSVRRFCEQGWLSVVGGCCGTHAGHISALAKAVEGLKPRDNAPTPRASLSGVDYLEVTDELRPLIVGERTNVIGSKKFKELIVAGQFDDASEIARAQVKRGAQVIDICLANPDRDELEDMRSFLEVAIKKVRVPLMIDSTDERVIEMALTYSQGKAIINSVNLEDGEERFEKVVPLARRFGAALVVGCIDEVGMAVTRQRKLEVAERSYELLTTKYGMKPEDLYFDPLVFPCASGDAQYTGSGVETIEGVRLIKQRFPRCKTVLGISNVSFGLPTAGREVLNSVFLYHNVQAGLDMALVNSEKLERYPSLPEEERKLSEDLLYNRGADPVTPFAAHFRERKPARVLVSTLPLEERLQRYIIEGTRDGLIADLELAMQKYPPLEIINGPLMKGMDEVGRLFGANELIVAEVLQSAESMKAAVGFLEPHMSQSQAALRGKVVLATVKGDVHDIGKNLVEIILANNGFKVVNLGIKVPPEQLVQAVREHQPDILGLSGLLVKSAHQMVATAEDLRRAGVETPILVGGAALSRNFVDRNIAPAYGGGTVAYAQDAMNGLDLAKQIVDPASHEKLRGDLAVRREKLAREVKERPAPAAQVSRGRSAEVKVLDTVPSAPDWERHVLSNTPLDHIWRFINPVMLYGRHLGLRSSSRVLGTPGEAELAKTEEGRKALALKEAVEELKGFLRGGVMQARAVFQFYKAGSDGNRVVLFDGASGREAASFDFPRQDREGGLCLSDYLRPLEGGAPTDNVAMFVVTAGAGIRELAEELKAKGEFLKMHAVQALALETAEGYAEMLHTQLRSMWGTPDRPDMTMLERFRAEYSGKRYSFGYPACPRLEDQSKLFTALRPEDIGVQLTDGSMMEPEASVSAIVFHHPQASYFSVT
- a CDS encoding ArsR/SmtB family transcription factor, with the translated sequence MEELSQSFRVLGDPTRLRILRLVAEAPLNVTELVSLVGVAQSSVSHHLGKLKGLGLLREERHAGYSYYSLALGQADGRWPLIQMAREAEDAAGDSARLKDLLRAREDRQALNERLLEPGQSWFLWAGALASLLPPLEVADFGCGTGMLSVAIARWARRVWAIDQNAEALDQARERAGREGLENIRFLGEDLHRLSLASASLDLVVISQSLHHVEAPQAVLAEAARLLKPGGRLVVLELMPHDERWVLERLGHRHLGFAPESIEAALREAGFTSLTRETHARDGASPFRVFLLTGVKPS
- a CDS encoding patatin-like phospholipase family protein; the encoded protein is MATPSHTPTLHSLLDGKRFGLVLSAGYFGFYGHAGFLKGLTSAGLKPHAYAGTSAGGMVAAYAAAGTPVHDIEELVLRQTRANFWDPDPIGAVLNAADAGHGLTGLLKGERFRRLLEATLPVRTFEELPHPLLLVGANLTLGRHDVFNTGELAPRVHATCAYPGLFRAVPLEGNLYWDGGLVDKAPALSLHESAAGAELDAILVHYLPSKTRKVVGGPMAYAQGLAAGSAALRQDHFRLQLTVLEQKQVPVYVVVSNLPPVSPTTMERGFDALDQARLAAERALARPPLPFNQAAW
- a CDS encoding S8 family serine peptidase, which gives rise to MTTSFLSMRPLRYAMLSLSVLAFAPTAAAAPQRLKPRELVAKPTGRELAPNTYVERIVVKFHEGSHVRLRDNKLVALTSERDAAEQSLLAGRNLDSARVQDNATQVESLLERAPRTGGVARLFDTPEATLTTNKASGEKQSGQQLADLNLYFEVPLMPGTTAERVADLVGALNALDGVELAYAEPPPEPAMVNFAMEPAVRSLLAAADIPPATPLYEGNQGYLDAAPNGVDARYGWTLRGGTGTGVKVVDVEGGWRTTHEDMPNLFFMNGTQYADIGWRNHGTAVLGEIVGASNAYGVTGIAHGAQAGYAAIGSQSSASAIANAATAVGRGGIVLIELHAQGPSDGTACTCNTAQCNYIAMEYWQANYDAIKTATANGVIVVEAAGNGSADLDAAAYGGRFNRNTRDSEAIIVGGSTAITRAPMCWTNFGGRVDVHGWGERVYSMGYGNVWGSHGEDQFYTSSFSGTSSASPIVVGAAASAQGVARANGRLLTSAQMRALLRATGTPQEANARQIGPRPDLRRALPRVVAGDF
- a CDS encoding CoA-binding protein, encoding MTWEQNLIEDEAGVEQVVKGARRVAVLGIKTEQQSGQPAFYVPDYLAREGVEVVPVPVYYPDVTHILGKPVFRRLEDVPGELDLVDVFRRPQDIDAHVEDLIAKKPKAVWFQSGIRNDAAAEKLAKAGIQVVQDRCLMVDHRRYGAR